The Oncorhynchus mykiss isolate Arlee unplaced genomic scaffold, USDA_OmykA_1.1 un_scaffold_219, whole genome shotgun sequence genome contains a region encoding:
- the LOC110510468 gene encoding alpha-2-macroglobulin-like isoform X3 encodes MVAVPAVIQAGSEAKLCASLLQPNETLVMTVSLMADGQNKRLLHQSSDQEFHRCVQFQAPRVKSDKVQNFMVEVRGETFLSTEERRVMIKPYSPMTFIQTDKPIYKPGQTVLFRVVTLDTHFSPVNQLYNIVELEDVNHNRIGQWVNTTSSGNILQLSHPLNSEAPVGSYTIVVWIGGEKIYHNFKVEQYVLPKFEIKMNLTDKISVVQEEYEVKVCAEYTYGQPVPGKAGVKLCRPLVDNAVIPITVDERNPQGVPDYTPPCHKESIEMDHTGCASYVFNMALFTKNAGEKLLGDVFSFHAEVQEEGTGITLSEERNVELSYVIGEFTFVDTPQIYEHGSIIEGKINAVRYNNTPISDMLVYLFEEKGWSSYLRLQNLTTDSRGIARFSVNTTSLPKENINLVVSDTPQVEYPGYRVPYFNRGQHLLSLIQPAAPDIKPSSSLAIQKVEKPLACGQAVSITIRYAIVGETVPKGSVAVLYLALSRGVIVQHGHINVTVQQDSPAEGDVTLTLAVVPEMAPVVQLLVYSMLPSETVIAHSMNFPTEKCFRNKVLVEFSPSNAVPGEENTLHLSARPGSLCGLSAVDQSVGIMEPGKRLDADKIFDLLPVKETTYVPYELEDPVACLRVRPRRSIIPHPYGPSEQTNDPYAAFQTLGLKLATNLDIRVPSCLSYQGNQYYRSYVAYSLMARPGSAGPRLEMAVAGGLAAPPPPPIQTVRTFFPETWIWDLVEVGESGSLDVPLTVPDTITTWETEVFCLAPSGFGLAPLVELTVFQPFFLELTLPYSVIRGEHFELKATVFNYLSKCIMVSVTPALSSDYTLTPLRDVQDSSCLCANGRKTFSWTMAPSVLGVLNVSVSAAAVRSQTACDNGVVNVPERGRVDTVTRSLLVKAEGTEKSHTYNWLLCPTGEALTEEVELQLPQNVVDGSARISLSVLGDILGRALNNLDGLLQMPYGCGEQNMALLSPNIYILEYLRNTEQLTPAILEKATKFLTSGYQRQLNYKNADGAYSTFGQGLGNTWLTAFVLRSFGKAQSFIYVDPATMEQSKTWLERQQGQRGCFRTLGKLLNNRIKGGVTDEVTLTAYITASMLELNMSVTDPVVDHSLSCLKNSTSDLSNTYATALLAYTFTLAGDMETRARLLQHLDTISFQEGGLLHWSQSSSETSPSLEVEISSYVLLASLSASSRSTSDLGYASRIVRWLVRQQNAYGGFSSTQDTVVALQALALYSTRVFSRGGASTVTVRSPSGDRCLFHVNQNNKLLYQERALQDTEGKYSVEVQGSACASVQVVLRYNVPTPTRSTTLSIQVTPEVDCNRKSLRPRVTLKLQSRYHGKELTTNMIIVDLKMLSGFSPDPDSLGRLRGSSQVDRVDIKDDHVLMYLTELTSLPFHITLDIIQEFPVQNLKPAVVKIYDYYQPSDQAETEYVFPCN; translated from the exons ATGGTAGCCGTTCCTGCAGTGATCCAGGCAGGCTCAGAGGCCAAGCTTTGTGCCAGCCTTCTGCAGCCCAACGAGACCCTGGTCATGACCGTATCTCTGATGGCCGACGGGCAGAACAAGAGACTTCTCCACCAGAGTTCTGACCAAGAGTTTCACCGCTGTGTCCAGTTTCAG GCCCCTCGTGTGAAGAGCGACAAAGTGCAGAACTTTATGGTGGAGGTTCGAGGAGAAACATTCCTAtcaacagaggagagaagggtcaTGATCAAACCCTACAGCCCCATGACGTTCATCCAAACGGACAAACCAATCTACAAACCAGGACAAACGG TGCTTTTTAGAGTCGTCACCTTGGATACCCATTTTAGCCCCGTCAATCAGCTG TACAACATTGTGGAACTTGAG GACGTTAATCACAACCGGATTGGACAGTGGGTCAACACTACATCCAGTGGCAACATTCTGCAGCTTTCTCACCCCCTGAACTCTGAAGCCCCTGTAGGATCCTATACCATTGTAGTGTGGATTGGTGGAGAGAAAATCTACCACAACTTCAAGGTAGAACAGTATG TTTTGCCCAAGTTTGAGATCAAAATGAACCTCACTGACAAGATCAGCGTTGTTCAAGAGGAGTATGAAGTGAAAGTGTGTGCAGA ATACACGTATGGGCAGCCTGTACCTGGTAAAGCAGGGGTGAAGTTGTGCCGACCTTTGGTGGACAATGCAGTGATACCAATAACAGTTGATGAGCGAAATCCACAAGGAGTTCCTGATTACACACCTCCATGCCACAAAGAGTCAATAGAG ATGGACCATACTGGCTGTGCTTCTTATGTCTTCAACATGGCACTTTTCACAAAGAATGCAGGAGAGAAATTGCTGGGAGACGTGTTTAGTTTCCATGCAGAAGTACAGGAGGAGGGGACAG GTATTACACTGTCAGAGGAGAGAAATGTAGAGCTCTCCTATGTGATTGGAGAATTCACATTTGTTGACACGCCCCAAATCTATGAGCATGGATCAATTATCGAAGGCAAG ATAAATGCTGTTCGATATAACAACACACCCATCTCTGACATGTTAGTCTACCTGTTCGAGGAGAAAGGCTGGTCCTCATATCTACGACTACAGAACCTAACCACGGACAGTCGTGGTATTGCCAGGTTCTCCGTCAACACAACCAGTCTGCCCAAAGAGAATATTAACCTCGTA GTGAGCGACACCCCACAAGTGGAGTACCCAGGATACAGGGTCCCCTATTTCAACAGAGGGCAACACCTACTCTCGCTGATCCAGCCCGCTGCCCCTGACATTAAACCGTCCAGCTCCCTGGCTATTCAGAAGGTGGAGAAACCACTGGCGTGTGGGCAGGCGGTGTCCATCACCATCCGCTATGCCATCGTAGGGGAGACTGTCCCAAAGGGCTCTGTGGCTGTCCTCTACCTG GCCTTGTCCAGAGGGGTCATAGTTCAGCATGGACACATCAATGTTACTGTGCAGCAGGACAGTCCTG CCGAGGGTGACGTCACCTTGACGTTGGCAGTGGTCCCAGAGATGGCGCCGGTGGTTCAGCTCCTGGTGTACAGTATGCTACCCAGTGAGACTGTCATCGCCCACAGCATGAACTTCCCCACTGAGAAATGCTTCAggaacaag GTGTTGGTGGAGTTCTCACCCTCCAACGCTGTCCCAGGGGAGGAGAACACCCTGCATCTCTCGGCCCGGCCCGGTTCCCTCTGTGGGCTCAGTGCTGTTGACCAGAGTGTTGGCATCATGGAGCCAGGGAAGAGGCTGGATgctgacaag ATATTTGATTTGCTACCGGTCAAGGAGACGACCTATGTTCCCTACGAGCTTGAAGATCCAGTAGCATGTTTACGCGTTAGACCAAGGAGATCCATAATACCACACCCATATGGACCGTCTGAGCAGACAAATGATCCTTATGCAGCTTTTCAG ACACTGGGATTGAAGCTAGCGACTAACCTGGATATAAGAGTACCTTCCTGCCTCAGTTACCAGGGGAACCAGTACTATCGCTCCTATG TAGCTTACAGCCTAATGGCTAGGCCTGGATCAGCGGGTCCTAGACTTGAAATGGCTGTGGCTGGTGGACTTGCCGCTCCACCTCCGCCACCCATACAGACGGTCCGTACATTCTTCCCTGAGACATGGATTTGGGACCTTGTGGAAGTTGG GGAGTCTGGATCTTTAGATGTCCCCCTGACAGTCCCAGACACCATCACCACCTGGGAGACTGAGGTCTTCTGCCTGGCCCCCAGTGGCTTTGGTCTGGCTCCTCTGGTGGAGCTCACGGTCTTCCAGCCCTTCTTCCTGGAGCTCACCCTGCCCTACTCAGTCATCCGGGGAGAGCACTTTGagctgaaggccactgtgtttaaCTACCTCTCCAAGTGCATCATG GTTTCTGTGACTCCAGCTCTTTCCTCAGACTACACTCTCACACCCTTGCGTGATGTCCAGGACTCCTCGTGCTTGTGTGCCAATGGACGAAAGACCTTCAGTTGGACTATGGCCCCCTCTGTCCTGG GGGTTTTGAACGTGTCTGTTAGTGCGGCGGCTGTCCGGTCCCAGACTGCGTGTGACAACGGGGTTGTGAACGTACCGGAGAGGGGACGCGTTGACACAGTCACACGGAGCCTGCTGGTGAAG gctgAGGGAACAGAGAAGAGCCACACCTACAACTGGTTGCTGTGTCCTACTG GAGAAGCTCTGACGGAGGAGGTGGAACTGCAACTTCCCCAGAATGTGGTGGATGGCTCTGCTAGGATTTCCCTCTCGGTTCTGG GGGACATCCTGGGTCGGGCCCTCAACAACCTGGATGGACTGTTGCAGATGCCGTATGGGTGTGGGGAGCAGAATATGGCCCTGCTCTCCCCCAATATCTACATCCTGGAGTACCTGAGGAACACAGAGCAGCTCACGCCAGCCATCCTAGAAAAGGCTACCAAGTTCCTCACTAGTG GTTACCAACGGCAGCTGAACTACAAGAATGCTGATGGTGCGTACAGCACGTTTGGACAAGGCTTGGGGAACACCTG GCTGACTGCTTTTGTCTTGAGATCCTTTGGCAAAGCCCAGTCTTTCATCTATGTTGACCCGGCAACGATGGAGCAATCCAAGACTTGGTTGGAACGTCAACAAGGCCAACGTGGCTGTTTCAGAACTTTAGGGAAGCTCTTGAACAACAGAATTAAG GGTGGAGTGACGGATGAAGTCACACTGACGGCTTACATCACTGCTTCAATGCTGGAGCTCAACATGTCCGTGACG GATCCTGTTGTGGACCACAGCTTGTCTTGCCTGAAGAACTCCACCAGTGATTTGTCCAACACCTACGCTACTGCTCTGCTGGCCTACACCTTCACCCTGGCAGGTGACATGGAGACACGGGCACGGCTTCTGCAGCACCTCGACACCATCTCATTTCAAGAGG GGGGTCTCCTGCACTGGTCCCAGTCCTCCTCGGAGACCTCACCCTCCCTGGAGGTGGAGATCAGCTCCTACGTTCTGCTGGCGTCCCTCAGTGCCTCTTCTCGGTCGACCTCTGACCTGGGCTACGCCTCCCGCATCGTCAGGTGGCTGGTGAGGCAGCAGAACGCCTACGGCGGCTTCTCTTCCACCCAG GACACGGTGGTGGCCCTCCAGGCCCTGGCTCTCTACTCCACCAGGGTGTTCAGTAGAGGAGGAGCCAGCACAGTGACGGTCAGGTCTCCCAGTGGGGACCGGTGCCTCTTCCATGTGAACCAAAACAACAAGCTTCTGTACCAGGAGAGGGCGCTGCAGGACACAGAAGGGAAGTACAGCGTTGAAGTGCAGGGCAGTGCTTGTGCCTCAGTGCAG GTGGTGCTCCGCTACAACGTCCCTACTCCTACCAGAAGCACAACGCTCAGTATCCAGGTGACTCCAGAGGTGGACTGCAACAGGAAGTCTTTGAGACCCAGAGTCACGCTGAAGCTCCAGTCTCG ATATCATGGAAAGGAGCTCACCACCAATATGATTATAGTGGATTTGAAAATGCTCTCTGGGTTTTCTCCAGATCCAGACTCTTTGGGGAGG CTGCGGGGTTCAAGTCAAGTGGATCGTGTTGATATCAAAGATGACCATGTGTTAATGTACTTGACAGAG CTGACATCACTTCCTTTCCACATCACCCTGGACATCATACAGGAGTTCCCAGTACAGAATCTAAAGCCAGCAGTGGTCAAGATCTATGACTACTACCAGCCAA GTGACCAGGCTGAGACAGAATACGTCTTCCCTTGCAACTAG